Genomic DNA from Nicotiana tabacum cultivar K326 chromosome 21, ASM71507v2, whole genome shotgun sequence:
CTTTCAATATCATATTTTACAAGTGATTTTATTGCCATTTAGGATTATACCAGATTAATGAGTCAATTTAGGGTCAATTCAGATATCAACTAAGTCTCTAATTATCAGACAAATGCAGACTTGTGGACATCGAAATGCAATAATCTATACTCTATAGTATAGCCGTATTTATAGTGTGACTCATTATTATGTGTGGCTATACAAGATCACCTCCTCTGTTAAGTTACAAAGGGTTCTTATTCATTTATCAATCATTAAGCAAGGAAGATTTTTTGATTAATCTTAATGAACgttatttcaattatttttttcttttcatatttttttgaAAGAATTAGTACTAAATGTACATTTGACACGACCAAAAGAAGAGAACATTTCAAAATTAGTTTCCTGTTATGTAATAAATCATGTGTAGTCCCTGAAAATTCGTTGAAGAGAAGGTTCTCCACTTAAAACAGTAATTCTTGAATGATTGTTTGAGATGACAGAACAGCAACtagagttattttatttttaaaatatttcttctttAAGTATTACATGCAATCTTGTTTCTTCAAAGCAAATGCTAACAGAAGAGTGCCGGCTTGCCGCTCTTTGGCACAAATGCACAATATTAACTGAACTATTCAGTTCTTTAGTAACCCCTTATCTTTAAAACAAGCAAGACATTGATCATAAATCTCTTCAATCCCATACTTAAAATTGAATCCCTCTTTGATGAGCTTTTCTGACGAGATGATCAACTTGGCCTTGGAGGGGAAATCCCCGAAACTGCAATAGATCAATCAGATATATGTCAGTATCCAAACTTTTAAGCCATAAAGATAATGCTGTCTATGAATATAAAATGGAATAgagtaaaaaaggaaaatgtcGCCTCCAAGGAGCGAAAGAACCAAGTATTCTGTGGTGATGTCAGAATTTGCACTTATTTGTATCTATTTAGTGATCAGTCCGCTAGTTTCTTTGCTCCCACTCAGtcttccttttctattttcttcCAATAGTTCGACCTATCCATACCTAAATCCTGCTCTTTTACTCCTATGGTTTGCTAAATAGTTGCATGTCGTTGTCTCTAGACCCTGATCTTTGATGCACCTATACGCTGTTAGTGGCAATTCTAACAAAAAGTGAATAGGAAGCGTAATTTTACAAGGAAACATTTGCATTTGTTCTTGAAAAGCTACTTTTatatcatcccaagtgtgaacaATTGTTGCTTAATATTGGTAACATTACTTACTCTGTAGGAACATCCGAAGTTGGATATCTTTTCTTCAAGAAATTTGCTAGCTCCGGAACACTGGTGTTGATGGCAGAACAAATGTATCGTCCGGAAGCTGATTCTTTCTCAGCAACAAAAATATGGGCGCGACAAACATCCTCCGCATGTGTAATAGATATTGAACCTGATAACATCTGCATGCCCTTCAAGTTACTTATAAGGAATTCATTCCCTGTCAAAAAATTGCAAATTTAAGGTCAGATTCTCTGAGCTATATTCATTTGCAATTTtactaagaaaaattaaattcAGAATGAACATtagttaaattatatatattgctCATATTTTATTGAGACCTGTGATCAAGGACATGGAAAGATTAACACTGCTTGGAGTTTCTGGAGTAAGATAAGGACCAGCCATGAGAGATGGAATTACTGTGATTAGTTTAATATTGTTCTCCTCAGCAAATTTCCAAGCTTCTTTCTCAGCTAATGTTTTAGAGACAGGGTATCCCTGCATAGTAGAAAAAGAACTTTTAATCATCTTCCAATTCATGTAGATCTTCCGTAACCCATAATGTTAAAGGACATAATTAAGTACATAAAAGTCTACACTCAGTATTGGAAACGTCCTTAGGTCTTTGATTCATTCCTTGGCAGCTACCTTAATTCGAGGATCAAGCTTACCAGAATGCTTCAATTGAAGTAGTTGATCCAACGAGTAATGACCTTTACTAGTGCTTCTTCCCGGACAGTTTAACTTTTGGATGTGGTCGCCACATAATTCAATATGGTCGCAGAGTGTATGGAGGTTCTAGATTCAAAGAGCAATTTCCATGTTTGACCAGTAACAGAAAGAATCAGGCTCGCATGTAAGGTTACATGTTAAGGACATACTTAAGTAACAAATTTAACCTCTTAAATGAAGTGGTTACACAATTCATGTTATAACTTTCATATAAGTTAGTTTATCAGTTAATCACAtatgattttaataataatattgtGAAATTACCCAAGTTGGTGGCTTTGTGGAAGTCAAAAACTCGACGTCGGTCCAATTAGACTCATCCACGACGAGGCCTGTGCCATTAAGCTGGTTGATAGTCACAGCTGCAGCTGATGAGGTCAAAACGACACGCTTAATTGTGTTTGATTTAGCACATGCTTTTAGAACATTTAGAACTCCTTGTATTGCTGGTTTGATCATATCATTCTGTCAACAAAAAGGAACGACGATTAGCATAGTCTGAATCCACATTTTAGAGTATAGAGTTCACCATAAGGGTGATCTTATTATATGTatgcattttgaatttttttttaatatatctATATATAGGTCAGTAGTTGTCTATTGGAAATAACTTCTCTATCTCCAAGGTCGGGGTAAGGTCTGGTTACACACtatcctctccagaccccactatgtGAGATTAAATTGAGTATATGTTGTTGTGTATATAGGTCACAGATTCGAGCTATGAAAGCAACCACTAATGATTCCATTAGGGTAGACAGTCTACATCATACCCCTTAGGGTGCGGCCCTTCCTCGGAGGCCTGCATGAACATGAGATGCTTTGTACACCAGGCTACCTTTTTTATAGTTCGAGTCTAAAGCAACTGGTTCAATATAACTCATAGAACCCGGCCCTCAATCTACCTATGCCGATTAGATGTTATTGAAAGGCTAAGAGTTCTTGGTATAATTGTATACCTTTGGATCTTGAGAAGCAAAATTAATTGGTGTTGCAACATGGAAGACAATGTCACAGCCAGCAATAGGTGCATCAAAGCTTGTTTCATCAGTTAAATCAGCttggaaaattctcaattttcCCAAACTATGTAATGCTAAGAGGTGAGAGATCTTCTTTTGATTTCCTATAAGAAATTAAACAATATTAAAGAATTTTTAGACTACTAGATCATTGGAAAAAATAATGTGTAACTCTGAACATAAGGTGAACTagttttctaaaaaataaagCAGACAACATGTTAGAACAAGATAAATATATTGTTAGAGTAAATATTCTTTACGCTATCAGTGTTTATAAGTTAAATTTAAAAACTAACCGGAGTCCCGGACTGTTGTATTAACAATGTACCCTTTCTCAAGCAAAAGCTTGACAAGCAAAGATGCCATAAAACCAGTGCCACCAATTACACAAGCTGCCATGGATTCTTAATGTTTTTAAAGTCAGACTTTAAAACCTTATAGAAACAAATTACTGAGAACACTCAAATGTTAATACTCTAGTATCAGATTAATGAAAGTCTGCTGTCTAAATATTTGGATGCATCGTTTTATATCACTAAGATCATCAGGTTAAGAGGTAGACGGGCACGTGATGCCACCAAAATGTCAAACGTCGAAGTTCAAAGCACGGtctatagaaagaaaaaaaaaacaatatagTAATAATGTAATAGAGGAAAAGACAAATACACATGAAATATTACTATAAAATACCTAAAAAGAAACAGCAGTCTGGTGCACAAAACATATCTTGTATCAACGCAGGGTCAGAGAAAGGACCGCATCCTTAGGAATATATATGATATTGACAACCTACCTAATGCAAACATTAGTAACTACTTTCATGACTGAAATTCGTGATTTATAGGTCACACAGAGACAACTTTACTATTGCTCTAAACCCTAAATTATCTATTGAGAGAATAATATTGTATCTACCGGAGctcttaattatttgatttgcTAAATGGTTAGTTTCCCCGGTCTACATGTCTTTATTGTATTTGGTGTTTGATTTTTTCTAGAGTTTGGTGTAATAGTAAGTGAGGCCTATTGGGGAAAATTTTTATCTACTGGTACTCTAGAGCTTTAATTTCTACTCCCTCCGATCCAAAATAAGTGTTTTTGACTTTtttcttgtggtccaaaataaataattttttcatatttcaagaatgaattaattatttttttccaacattgcccttggagtaattaatgttggagtatgtgtgaggagtgtttatgtgaagagacaataaaggttaatatggtcaatttcactgataattaatgttaaaaggtgaatttcttaatatatgtgaaaacaactaaaaaatcacttattttggaccggagggaatAGTAAACTGGAGTTCATTTGGGGGGTCAAGATCAACTTTTCATCGTCTCGTTCAGATTATTACTTTCTCCATTTTAATTTATATGGCGATGTTTGGATTTTGAAAGTcaaacaaatttttttttaacCATAATTTTTTTATATGCCTTTAAATATTTTGACTTTTACTTATTGTGTTTTATTGTACATTTCAAATCACAATAAAAAATGAGAAGTTTGACTTTCGAAGTTCGAACTATTACATATAAATTGAAGTTTTAGTTAAAGTATTTAGGGAACTCTTCTCGGTAAGTTCAGGTCTGTCACTGCCTGAAGAGGAGGAGGGAAGGTTGGAAGGTGGACGCGGTGATGACAAAGGTGGAAAAAGCTTGAAAATACAAGTGGAAAATGGGTTATATATGGTTTGAAGTGTTATTAGTTAGACTTTAAATAAAGATGGAGGATAATAAATCGTTCGTAAAGTTAAAagtgtgtaaataaattttttcgGAAAATTTAAGGGTTGACTTATGTGTTTTTTCCtcataatttaaagaaaaatagacATGCATAAAAGTATTATTTACTTTGGTAGATTGAGTTATACACAAATCACATTATCTAATCCAGTAGAGCATTTGTTTCGCATATCGTCATACACATACAAAAACAAGATTAGTAGTTTGAAtgcattaaaagaaaaaaagcttTTAACACATTAAAAGAGGAACCAACTAATATAAACAGTTGGCTAGCCTTTTGGAAGCTTAATGCAAACCTGTATCGTATCACCTTTGTTTAAAGATGACAGCAACTTGGTGTACATTTAATAAGTTATGTGtcttttattttgatgatttaatagACTTTATGTGAGAATCAGATAGGGAACATGATACAATTAGTTCCTCCGCGCTCAGAACAACAGGTCAAATGTCTACAAGTGTCAATAAAATCAGATGAGGGAACATAAGAGGAAACAGATAAATATTAGTTCTTCTATTCACAGTACAAGTAAACTTTTATAGCTGTTAAAGCAGCTGCACTGCACACACAACAGTACAACAACACTGTTGAAGCATGTTGTGTACCGGGCAGTCCCTTGCATCATCTTTGATGACCTCACTTATATATTACAAACATGAGACAAGGGATTGCACACACTTGCAAAACCTAAATATCGTTTACTCTCAAGTGTGCAGCCGCCTTCATTTTCCCAAAGGCAttgaagaacaaaacaacaatatAATGAAGGACCAGATACCGACATTGATTACATCGTGTGTCCTTTAGTATTGTTGTATCTTTGTCCATGTTATTCACTTGTAACTCATACTTAGCTTAATTAGAAGCATAACGTAGGGCATTTTGTAAACCATAAACTGTGTGGTTGTTTTGACTAGAGTTAATCAAGTGgttagctttgtaatagagttattacaaagaggcttgcaATATAGTTATTGTAAGCAGGTGACGAAGTAAGAGTTTAATTCATagattacaataggttgtaatctaaagttgctcagttagtgaagttgaaatcctacgaatgtaggtcgtagtttttaatctcgtgagctgggagttttccatGTAAATTTCGTTGTGTTATTTACTTAATGCTGTATTCTATAGGAACTGatgaagaaccaggttctctatacagtttggtggacacTTAGtttacatcaattggtatcagagcatgttATTTTTAtaaggctaacacctagaaaggatctacaTGGCTGCTCCACCGAATTTTgaagaaggacaatcaacctacagaccgctaagattcaatggacaatactatggatggtggaagacaGGAATACATTATTTTATCATGGCAGAAGATTCAGAGCTTTGGGATGTTATCTGTGATGGACCCTTTGTTCTATGAAGACCATTGGCGAGGGAATAATTACAGTTCCAAAGACAAGGAAGGAACATAATGATGCTGATCGTAAAGCCATTGAGAAAAATTTCAGGGCAAAGAAGATCCTCATTTGTGGCATTGGACCAGACGAGTACAACCGCATCTCAGCCTGTCAATCTGCCAAGGAGATCTGGGAGGCTTTCCAAATTGCTCACGAGGAAACCACTCAAGTCaatgtcgcacctcctttttaccgcgcccgcgggggcgcgtggggagttttctccaattaaaggacagtcgaaacgggatttatttaattatttaagagtcgccacctgggaattttaaggcgtcccaagtcaccaatttcaatccctgaatcgaggagaatatgactctgtttattattctgcgaaccagaaatcctgagtaaggaattctgttaatccggaagaaggtgttaggcatttccgaattccgtggttctagcacggtcgcttaactgtttttattattggcttaattatcttgattttattaaatatattgatgttacatgattttactaccgcttatacttattgtgattgaggacccttctttgaatcgaattacgcgtacgtatattcgtgttataaatttaaaaatgcggaattgtgtcacgcgtacgtgtacacgataacttttggtaatatatttattaaacaatcatttttcgaaattgtgtcgaatcaagaatatttgtttttcttaaatagtgaaccgtacatttcgggtttttatgaaattgatttaacgcctttggaaaaatccttttattaaatattcgctcgaaattgcgcgtacgcataatccgaattttttgcttttaaaaatataatcagggtacgcgaacgtatccctaattgcgcaaaatatttgtaatgatattagggatttttccccaaattgtttattatattatgagaaatcttcatttaagataccctttaattcttgaaaaagaattcacaatttattgaatgttgcccgttgattataatttccgcatataacatgttcatccaagactattcaaattcaaaataaagaataagaacatgattaatactattcttcacaaatacaacatatatatatctacatgccaaataatgaattgtatatgaaactaaaaatgatttataaagggaagaatattttttttttcaagaacttttattatttctatttagtgcaaGTCCTATTTTTAATTGTCGTTGAtaaaaagtgttgcaatttgtataactcatcttattctcatatacttgcttttaatctaataggcctaattatttatttaggatggtaaataggcatcaaattgataataaagggaattattgtacaaattaattaacaacattgccttacatgccacctatttgtatgtcttgaaacattcgtagcactttaacatcataatgaaccataacaactcaactcacCATCCACTAATGGTTCAATAAATACCTGTTATCATAccacataagaacgtacaacttatatcattccatccataactaaatcaagtataagaataaactagcaatatggttttgatattttcactCTATTCTAACAACGCCACAAGACCTAGTaaatggccaatctttatgtcatgtttcctaccttgacagttcaaatatgattaaactaatgagatgaagggctaacattattacaaagctttatacgaactttcaaagtaagacaattagctcatagctatcaaattgaattcactactaattaactaacatgaaacaaaaaatgaaatttaaactgatgaacttggacaaatggaaagcagaatttcaattcaagcttcattgatgagtcatgttgaatctctttccaacttaaaatttaaaagacatgtacctgaaaatgaaggtagaaggagtaaatttcagcagttgcaacagtaacaaaatcagcagaatataccaataacatagcaagtctgaacaagacccgttaacccagatgaacagtgacagagacttgagaaaaatttcagatttgaaccgaacaatattcacaagcaaacaacggacagattctagaaagataacatttcagatttcagtttctttcctcttcctgtttcagattcctatttcacatttctttctttctgtttttcacaAATGTGtatgtatttctgtgtgtattTCCTAATGTTTTAGAAATCAGCCTCTCTTAAACAGACAAcctgaagaaaaacaaaaactgcCTTTCTAAATCAGATTGTTTCTCCTCTTAAAATCTACCCAAGATCTCAATTTTCCTTGTTCTaatctctctgaaaactgaactctaaaatttctgtctgaaaactgatttctctctctctgaaaactgattttttcttttctgaaaaatGCCTTAAATCAGTCCCAATTCCCTCTCTGAAAAAAAAACTCTCTTAAATTCCGTTTTCTCTCTTCCTGAAAACTcagattttttctttcaaaatctctcCAAACTCCCTTTTTCTGAAACTGATCCCTTCCTTTTAAATctgtccctgtatttatacaggtatgccccctttcttttagtgctgcctggaccctttctctttttttttaaaaatcagaaaagttccattaaaactacttttgaatactttatatgatcctaacctgattttaagcagccccattaccctttgtttcccattatcactttaaataatagccactaACTTTTCACTTTCAGCCCATTATGCTATCATGTTATCCTCATTGTTCTATCCCAGAAATGTCCCTGACCTACTGTTTTCTACTGGTATTACTGTCTTAGATTTTAACAAGTTATCTGAATTAAAACTTGTCTAGCAGCTATCAACCAATTCCTAATGATTAACCTCttaatacaattgtatttatcCAACCTTTGTGAacttgaattcagaactaacatcataacaacattatactgaattcagcctaataattcaactgaactcagcttttgaactaagatcaaacaaacaggagcattgtcaatatattgacaatgtcctgaacttaatgttcagaaaacaac
This window encodes:
- the LOC107770662 gene encoding anthocyanidin reductase ((2S)-flavan-3-ol-forming)-like; this encodes MAACVIGGTGFMASLLVKLLLEKGYIVNTTVRDSGNQKKISHLLALHSLGKLRIFQADLTDETSFDAPIAGCDIVFHVATPINFASQDPKNDMIKPAIQGVLNVLKACAKSNTIKRVVLTSSAAAVTINQLNGTGLVVDESNWTDVEFLTSTKPPTWGYPVSKTLAEKEAWKFAEENNIKLITVIPSLMAGPYLTPETPSSVNLSMSLITGNEFLISNLKGMQMLSGSISITHAEDVCRAHIFVAEKESASGRYICSAINTSVPELANFLKKRYPTSDVPTDFGDFPSKAKLIISSEKLIKEGFNFKYGIEEIYDQCLACFKDKGLLKN